One window of the Candidatus Zixiibacteriota bacterium genome contains the following:
- a CDS encoding hypothetical protein (Evidence 5 : Unknown function), with amino-acid sequence MSLRINNNIAAIDAHRNLVLTESNLSKSMEKLSSGYRINRAADNPAGLVISEQFRAQIAGLNKAIDNSEGSINMIQTAEGALTEINNLLVSMRELSIHAANEGFNDANQLAADQAEIDNAIKTIDRIAANTQFGTKKLLDGTKANTATITSSNSTDVTIKESSLTTGSHSITATKTADSTATLNTTSAGLSVDSTVTPYNLTEGIHNLDIIQASAGAQKTSGAIDLVDAFGNGITFAAAATSAQINSAAFAAAAATASNAGTYTAILNYQENGEAVTGAQTLSIDVVLGDDSTTIASKWNTAIANNAALTGKVEAVTVDATHVQFQSVNTGAQYSVALTSSSNTATDALFTYAAADSRGASANSLAFTIKDAKNPTGHTATIAITAAEYTSMSTLINEINTQLGAAAELGTAAAGVNNLTATLVGTNQIRFTTADEGSDYSVQLLTTGSGTGEAQNILSLSADSIATSGTDALVSFDNYTTAVTAVNYASTRSITVGNKADGETGRGEIALTVATASNGLNLGNLLLDVTAARYDVRLDAGPASAVTAGVDSLIFNADRTQSLKISIGLTSNGGTETINNTDQSLVFQIGSNVGQTAKIGLPNMSASSLGRNLAGNLFTSLAQINVTTVQGAQDAQAVIDEAIDEVSTTRGTLGSFQKNTLESNLRNLRIASQNLTSSESNIRDTDMASEMSTFVKNQILLQAGTSMLAQANQVPQVVLSLFK; translated from the coding sequence ATGTCACTTCGTATCAACAACAATATTGCGGCTATCGATGCTCATCGTAATCTCGTCTTGACCGAATCCAACTTGTCCAAGTCGATGGAGAAGTTGTCATCCGGTTATCGGATTAACCGCGCCGCCGACAACCCGGCCGGTCTGGTGATATCCGAGCAGTTCCGCGCTCAGATCGCCGGCTTGAACAAAGCCATTGATAACTCCGAAGGATCAATCAACATGATTCAGACGGCTGAAGGCGCTCTCACCGAAATCAACAATCTTCTGGTTTCCATGAGAGAATTGTCCATTCATGCCGCCAACGAAGGCTTCAATGATGCCAACCAGCTGGCCGCCGATCAGGCGGAAATCGACAACGCTATCAAGACGATTGATAGAATCGCCGCCAACACCCAGTTTGGAACCAAGAAACTGCTCGATGGTACCAAGGCCAATACTGCGACCATCACCAGCAGCAATTCGACCGACGTCACTATCAAAGAGAGCAGCCTGACGACCGGTTCGCATTCAATTACGGCCACCAAGACCGCCGATTCCACTGCTACTCTGAACACGACTTCCGCCGGCCTTTCGGTTGATTCCACGGTGACGCCCTACAACCTGACGGAAGGTATCCATAATCTGGACATCATTCAGGCCTCCGCGGGTGCTCAGAAGACCAGCGGCGCCATCGACCTGGTCGATGCTTTCGGTAACGGTATCACGTTTGCCGCCGCGGCCACTTCGGCTCAGATTAACTCCGCGGCCTTTGCCGCCGCCGCCGCTACCGCCAGCAACGCCGGCACCTATACCGCCATTCTCAATTATCAGGAAAATGGCGAAGCCGTAACCGGCGCTCAGACTCTTTCTATCGACGTCGTGCTCGGCGACGATTCCACCACGATAGCCTCAAAGTGGAACACCGCCATCGCCAACAATGCCGCTCTGACCGGCAAAGTCGAAGCCGTGACCGTTGACGCCACTCACGTGCAGTTCCAGAGTGTCAACACCGGTGCCCAGTATTCTGTGGCTCTGACCAGCTCCAGCAACACTGCCACCGATGCGCTGTTCACATACGCGGCTGCCGATTCTCGCGGCGCTTCCGCCAACTCGCTGGCCTTTACGATTAAGGATGCCAAGAATCCTACCGGTCACACGGCGACCATAGCTATCACTGCGGCTGAGTACACTTCAATGTCAACTCTGATCAATGAAATCAACACTCAGCTGGGAGCGGCCGCCGAACTCGGTACCGCCGCCGCCGGCGTGAACAATCTGACGGCCACTCTGGTTGGGACCAACCAGATTCGTTTCACCACTGCTGACGAAGGCAGTGATTACAGCGTTCAGTTATTGACCACCGGTTCCGGAACCGGCGAGGCTCAGAACATTCTCAGCCTTTCCGCGGATTCAATTGCTACTTCCGGTACCGATGCTCTGGTGAGTTTCGATAACTATACAACCGCCGTAACGGCCGTTAACTATGCTTCAACCCGCAGTATCACCGTTGGCAACAAGGCCGATGGCGAAACTGGTCGCGGCGAAATCGCTCTTACGGTTGCCACCGCCAGCAACGGACTTAACCTCGGCAATCTCCTTCTGGATGTTACCGCGGCCCGCTATGATGTCCGCCTTGACGCTGGTCCGGCTTCAGCCGTAACCGCCGGTGTTGACAGTTTGATTTTCAACGCCGACAGAACTCAGTCATTGAAGATCAGCATTGGCCTGACCTCCAATGGCGGAACCGAAACCATCAATAATACCGATCAGTCATTGGTCTTCCAGATTGGCTCCAACGTCGGTCAGACTGCCAAGATAGGCCTTCCCAATATGTCGGCCTCTTCGCTCGGCAGAAACCTCGCCGGCAATTTGTTCACCTCGCTGGCCCAGATCAATGTGACCACGGTCCAGGGCGCTCAGGATGCGCAGGCCGTGATCGACGAGGCTATTGATGAAGTTTCGACGACCAGAGGAACCCTCGGATCGTTCCAGAAAAATACCCTGGAATCAAATCTGAGAAACCTCCGCATTGCTTCGCAGAACCTGACTTCTTCAGAATCCAATATTCGCGATACCGACATGGCTTCCGAAATGTCGACCTTCGTGAAGAACCAGATTCTGCTGCAGGCCGGCACCTCAATGCTGGCGCAGGCCAACCAGGTTCCGCAGGTTGTTCTGTCGCTCTTCAAATAG
- a CDS encoding exported hypothetical protein (Evidence 5 : Unknown function) — MKVTRKKMGRRKVAKSAAPASRRVPKGPSQKKQPSILGRARKYFDHNAFEETAELILNHLNDETDFSGSELLEFYRLLSFSLPPLGRFPEAEQFAVKGLEIDPDDGDFYFVIAYAEYILKDYDKCIKAAQKYRELLLLAGKEQVAAKWLSHDRYHLLLNFLGSAYQSRRESDSAVRAYNDSILLRPDHCHPYINLANLYLSRRDLASAAEVIERGLKKCSQVQELRILKKSLEKRTTVSACMIVRNEEEFLPQCLHSIRDWVDEIILVDTGSTDRTMEIAASYGAKVFQQPWQGDFSQHRNFSIAQATGDWIFIIDADEEFVEDDLALLRRAVAQDRFRLVSITVYNMNRATGECTSFLPSFRLFRRDAGYNYEGIVHNQLNFPPGEPALRAGIRLKHYGYSLSPEKMKQKMARSRELLERQLAERPDDPYVHFNYAQLLRGMGEELEAKTARLILKHASRATDLSAADMPARTNTYLMSLHQQITTHIYLKNYEEAEKLCFRALKVKGDYLDPILSLGHIYTRLNQFDRAEEYYRKYLDVQSTYDESQEITNLILLYLRARHVAYYGLATISQLKGEEIRAIEYYEKIVKEHGPYLDTFLKLARIHLDRHEYKEARSYIDRELAQHPNSDLAYIYLAEYYGGTNDRAEAENCVVRSLEITKGMPEVFERAGCFYARILDFNSAINLFNELLKIKPDYDHGRRLLARAYYDGGLYSDSLRPLNKYLESNPNDADALIDAGNCYFKTGDYHNAESLYNRALATSLPPAAVFRNLGLTKMHLNRADEALELLNRYRSVAPGDTEIELAIGALYRHKQDYSTAIIHYEKFLSERPENIEGLLGISECYFHQGHVDSALIGYERILKLDPDNKLAGERIKGLTEQPAIT, encoded by the coding sequence ATGAAAGTCACCCGCAAAAAAATGGGGCGACGAAAAGTCGCGAAGTCGGCAGCGCCCGCTTCGCGCCGAGTTCCTAAAGGGCCATCCCAAAAAAAGCAACCGTCGATTCTCGGCCGCGCCAGAAAATATTTCGACCATAATGCCTTTGAGGAGACGGCGGAATTAATTCTCAATCATCTTAACGATGAGACCGATTTCTCCGGAAGTGAACTTCTTGAATTCTATCGGCTTCTGTCATTTTCCCTGCCGCCTTTGGGCCGCTTTCCCGAAGCCGAGCAGTTTGCTGTCAAGGGACTGGAAATTGATCCCGACGACGGAGACTTTTATTTTGTCATCGCCTACGCCGAATACATTTTGAAAGATTATGATAAATGCATAAAAGCCGCTCAGAAATATCGGGAATTGCTCCTCCTGGCCGGTAAGGAGCAGGTCGCGGCTAAATGGCTCAGCCATGACAGGTATCATCTTCTCTTAAACTTCCTCGGTTCGGCTTACCAGAGTCGGCGGGAGTCCGACAGCGCCGTCAGAGCCTACAACGATTCAATTCTATTAAGACCCGATCATTGTCACCCCTACATAAATCTGGCCAATTTGTACTTATCTAGGCGGGATTTGGCGTCGGCGGCCGAAGTTATTGAACGGGGGTTAAAAAAATGTTCGCAGGTGCAGGAACTGCGTATTTTAAAGAAGAGCCTTGAGAAGCGGACGACTGTATCGGCCTGCATGATTGTCAGAAACGAAGAGGAATTTCTGCCTCAATGCCTGCACTCGATTCGGGATTGGGTGGACGAAATCATTCTGGTCGACACGGGATCGACCGATAGGACCATGGAAATCGCCGCCTCGTACGGCGCCAAGGTATTTCAACAGCCCTGGCAGGGAGACTTTTCCCAACATCGCAATTTTTCGATCGCGCAAGCGACCGGAGATTGGATTTTTATCATCGACGCTGATGAGGAATTTGTGGAAGATGACCTTGCGCTCCTGCGCCGGGCCGTCGCGCAAGACCGTTTCCGATTGGTTTCCATCACGGTCTACAACATGAACCGAGCGACGGGAGAGTGCACCTCGTTTTTGCCGTCGTTTCGGCTGTTTAGAAGGGATGCGGGATATAATTATGAAGGGATTGTCCATAACCAGTTGAATTTCCCGCCGGGAGAACCGGCTCTCAGGGCCGGTATCAGATTGAAACATTACGGGTACAGCCTTTCTCCGGAAAAAATGAAACAAAAAATGGCTCGCTCCCGCGAACTGCTGGAAAGACAATTGGCGGAACGACCCGATGATCCTTATGTCCATTTCAATTATGCGCAATTACTTCGGGGAATGGGTGAGGAATTGGAGGCGAAAACGGCCCGGCTGATTTTGAAACATGCGTCGCGGGCGACGGATTTGTCTGCGGCTGATATGCCGGCACGAACCAATACCTATTTAATGTCCCTTCATCAGCAGATCACAACGCATATTTATCTCAAAAATTATGAAGAGGCGGAAAAATTATGCTTCAGAGCCCTTAAAGTCAAAGGCGATTATCTTGATCCAATCCTGTCGCTGGGCCATATCTACACACGGCTAAACCAATTTGACCGGGCCGAAGAGTACTATAGAAAATATCTGGATGTTCAATCGACTTATGATGAATCACAGGAAATCACCAATTTGATTCTTTTATATTTGCGGGCGCGACATGTCGCTTATTACGGGCTGGCCACGATTTCCCAACTCAAAGGCGAGGAAATCAGAGCCATTGAGTACTATGAGAAAATTGTGAAAGAACATGGACCATATCTCGACACTTTCCTCAAATTGGCGCGAATTCATCTGGACCGACACGAATATAAAGAGGCCCGCAGTTATATCGACCGGGAATTGGCGCAGCACCCCAATTCCGATCTGGCATATATTTATCTGGCCGAGTATTATGGCGGCACGAACGATAGGGCGGAGGCCGAAAATTGCGTCGTCCGTTCTCTTGAAATAACGAAGGGAATGCCGGAAGTTTTTGAGCGGGCCGGTTGCTTTTATGCCCGGATTCTTGATTTCAATAGTGCCATCAATCTGTTCAATGAACTTCTTAAGATTAAGCCGGATTATGATCACGGTCGACGTCTTCTGGCGCGGGCCTATTATGACGGGGGTCTTTATAGCGATTCCTTAAGACCTCTCAACAAATATTTGGAAAGTAATCCGAATGATGCCGATGCCCTGATCGATGCCGGCAACTGCTATTTTAAGACCGGCGATTATCACAACGCCGAGAGTCTGTATAACAGGGCCCTGGCGACATCATTACCCCCGGCCGCCGTTTTCAGAAATCTTGGGCTCACAAAAATGCACTTGAATCGTGCCGATGAGGCGCTGGAGTTGCTTAACAGATATCGGTCCGTGGCGCCCGGCGATACTGAAATTGAACTGGCTATCGGCGCCTTATATCGTCACAAGCAGGATTATAGTACGGCCATAATTCATTATGAGAAGTTTTTATCCGAACGGCCGGAAAATATAGAGGGGCTTTTGGGTATTTCTGAGTGTTATTTTCATCAGGGCCATGTCGATTCCGCCCTGATCGGCTATGAGCGTATTTTGAAACTCGATCCCGATAATAAACTGGCCGGGGAGCGGATTAAAGGGCTAACAGAACAGCCGGCAATCACTTAA
- the fliW gene encoding Flagellar assembly factor FliW, producing the protein MRITSLKFGEIDVPEDKIVLMAKPILGFENLKRYCIVEREDCAPFLWFQSLDDPTIVFIIVNPLYFYSEYRIEVNPKEVEELHISDVRAVETYVIVTIPSEPSQMTVNLQGPLLINTETRLAKQMVLANSEYGVKHYLLSDIERSEEPVEADAELQPVYSR; encoded by the coding sequence ATGAGAATTACGTCATTGAAATTCGGAGAAATTGACGTCCCCGAGGACAAAATTGTCCTTATGGCCAAACCCATTCTCGGCTTCGAGAATCTGAAAAGGTACTGTATCGTGGAACGGGAAGATTGCGCGCCTTTTCTGTGGTTTCAATCTCTCGATGATCCGACCATAGTCTTTATCATTGTGAACCCCCTATACTTCTATTCCGAATATCGCATCGAAGTCAATCCCAAAGAAGTTGAAGAATTGCATATCAGCGATGTGCGGGCCGTGGAGACTTATGTAATAGTCACAATTCCATCGGAACCGTCTCAGATGACGGTCAATTTGCAGGGACCGCTTCTAATCAATACCGAGACGAGGCTGGCCAAGCAAATGGTCTTGGCAAATTCGGAATACGGGGTCAAACATTATTTACTCTCGGATATCGAGCGTTCCGAAGAGCCTGTCGAAGCGGATGCGGAGTTACAGCCGGTTTACAGCCGATAG